The nucleotide window GAATTCAATGTGGAAGACAGCGGCATCGGCATGAGCAGCGAACAGATCAGCGAGCTATTCAAGCCCTTCAAGCAGGCCGATGCCTCGACCACACGAAAATTCGGCGGAACGGGGCTGGGACTATATATTTCCAAACAATTATCAGAACGGCTCGGAGGCAGTCTCTGTGTTGAAAGCCTGCCAGGTGTTGGCAGCCGATTCAGCGTGTTAATCAATACCGGCGATATCTCACGGGGCGGCTGGATAAATTCAAGAGAAGAGGCGTCAACCAAAGCCGACGCGATATACAGCGATACAACTATTCCAAAATTAACCGGAAATGTGTTGTTGGCGGAGGATAATCCCGATAATCAGCAACTGATATCCCTGCATATCAACAAGACAGGCGCCAATGTCACGATCGTTGAAAATGGCAAACTCGCGGTAAAAGAGGGTTTAACGGGGAACTTCGACTTGATCCTGATGGACATGCAAATGCCCATCATGGGTGGCATTGAAGCCATTAAGAAACTACGTGACGCAAACTGCATGACTCCCATAGCCACTTTGACGGCCAACGCCATGAAAGAGGATGTCGAAAAATCGGAAAAAGCCGGCGCAACGGATTTCCTGACCAAACCCATTAATAAAAATGAATTTTATTCGGTGCTGGGCAAGTATCTAACATCAGCAGAAGTCTTGCAGACCCGGCTGAATCCTCCAACATCGATTCAACCAGCAAAGATATATGATGAAGACATTCAGGATCTGGTGGAAATGTATGCGGAGCGGTTGCCGGAAACGGGATACCGCATTGAGCGTTTACTTAACGCCAAACAATGGGATGACATCCGGCATGAAATACACCAACTCAAGGGCACTGGCGGCGCCTTCGGATTTCCCGAGATCACCGAACAATGCATCGATATAGAGCAAAAGATTAAAACTGATGACCTGGAATCGGCCGCGCAACTCATTAGAACCTTCATCGAGAACAATCTGCGAAGCGTGGACAATAATATCGCGAACTGAATGGAGCCAACCTGTATCCAACCACTACGCGACCAGGCGACTACGGCGATTTTTCTATTCAGCAGCAATGAATAAAATCATCAGTAGAACAATATCCATCCGCGAAAAAAAGTGTCAGGATTACACTTTATCCGCACAGCGACATATCCCCCCTCTCCACTCTCCTCTATTTTCACAGACTTTTTCTCTACGCCTCCCACAATCCAGGCCGACTAACCGCTATCGCTATGGTTTGTGCGCCCATGTCAGTGCGGTGCGCACTTTCCGGAAAACCTCATTAAACTATACTGGTGATTATCCATGCCGGTGCACGGCCTAAAACAGGCACAACAGCATGAGAAGTCTACTGGCATCCGCCTGCTCACACGCTCACGGTGGATACCTGAAATCAGCGAGGAAGCAACATGATATTTCGTCAATTGATCGAACCCGATTCCAATACCTACACCTATTTACTGGCCTGTCCTGAAACCGGGCAGGCGCTGCTGATCGACCCGGTGCTCGACACCTTGCAGCGTGATCTTGATGTACTACAGCAACTGGGGCTCAGGCTCGCCTATAGCGTTGAGACCCACCATCATGCGGATCATCTGACCAGTGCAGGGATGTTGCGGGAACGGACGGGGTGCCAGGTCGTTTACCCATCGATTGAAAAACCCGACTGTGCCGACATCGGCGTCACGGAGGGTCAGGCATTTACGATGGGCTCGGTTGAGCTGACGCCCTTATTCACGCCCGGCCATACCTCCCATCACCACGCCTACCTGTTGGACACGGGTACGCACAAAATGGTCTTCAGCGGTGATGCGCTGCTGATTGAGGCCTGTGGACGGACCGATTTCCAGTCCGGCGATGCGGCCATGCTGTATCACAGCATCCATGAAAAATTATTTATTCTGCCCGGCGAGACACTGGTATATCCCGCACATGATTATGAGGGCCGATGTGTTTCCAGTATCGCCCAAGAGAAAATACGCAATCCTCGCCTGGGCGGTGAGAAAAGCCTGCAGGAATTCGTCAGCATTATGCAGGGCCTGGACCTGCCCTACCCGCGCAAGATCGATTTCGCCGTGCCGGGCAATGAACAATGCGGCAAATGCCCACCGAATGTGCCGGATGAATACAGGGGACCGTGCGAACCGCATGAGCAGGGCTGAGAGCCTGGTGTCTTGCGCACACGGCCCAATGCCCTTCCAGTGCAGCGCTTACCAAAAAATAATCACCATAAAGATAGAGCGCAGGATTTTACGGCACGATAGATATGGGGCATCCTCCGTCAGTGCGCTGTTGCCGGAGACAGGCCTCTTTCCTCCTTGGCGGGATTTTTGTCGGCATCGGCCTTCGCCTTTTTGTCTAGCAACTTCTCAAGCGCTTCGGGCGTGCGACCGTAAAGACAATTCTCGTTATGGTGCTTGTCGCGGGTGTGCTCAACGCTTTGTACAAAACGCGGGTCCCCCGGGCGATCATGACTGTTCACAAATAGCGCCACATCCCAGGCCTCCTGATCGGTCAATGATCCACCTAAACCATACGGCATGTTGGCCTTGATAAAACCGGCGGCAGTGTTGATGCGATGCATACCGGCACCCCAGTTGAATGAATCCTTTCCCCACAGCGGCGGGAAGGCATATCCATTCTCAGTCGGGGTCCCCTGCCCGTCAGCCCCATGACATATCACGCAGCTGTTCGTATACACCGCCTCACCACGTTTCATGTCGGGCGTTTGGGGTGGTTGCGCCAGATTGAGAAAACCCTGACCGGGTAAGCGGGTTCCGGTCGGGGCACCGCTGGCGAGCCAGTAGTGATAGGTCACCAGTGCCGTCATTTCCTTGCTGTCCACCGGCGGCGCCTTTCCATCCATGCTGAACTGGAAGCACCCCTGGATACGGGTCTGAATGGTATCGACCTGCTGGGTCTTCGAGCGATAGGCAGGATAGATGACATAAGCTGCCCACAACGGGGCCGAATAGGGTTTACGGCCATTATTGAGGTGGCAATTGGCGCAGTTCAGTCCATTGCCGACAAAGGCACTGGCATGTTGTTGGGTATTGATGAAGATGCTTTTACCCAGCAGTACGGTATTGCCGAATTCATTGTCCGGAATTTCGCTTTCCGGTGGCGGTACAAACTTGACGGCTGATGTTGGCCGGCTCTCCTCTTTACTCGACACCTTTTTACTCGGCACCTTGCTCTGAAAGGCGCCGATATCGGCCGGTTCGGCACCCGTACGCGTCGTCAGGTACTGGGCGACGGCCTGCATGTCTTCGTCGCCAAGACTGTCAGACAATGCCTTCATCAGGCTCTGTGGATCATTGCGGCGCAGACCGCTTCTCCAGGCCTTCAACTGGGTGACAATATACGTGGCGTGCTGTCCGACAATCGGGGGGAATGCCGGTTCAACGCCCACCCCACCATTCACATGACACTTGAAACACGGCGGTATGTCTTGCTCCCAGTCACCATTTCTTGCCAGTTCCTCACCACGCGCAAGGACGGCGGGATCCGCATCAGATGACGGTATTTTGGTGCGCGGCAAGCTCGCGTAATAGGCTGCGGCCGATGCGGCATCCTCGCTACTCAAGGCCTTGGCGATGGATGCCATGATCGGATTAGCGCGCGTACCCACCTTGAAGTCGGCGATCTGTTTGATGAAATAGGCCTGCGGCAAATGTGCCAGCGCCGGAAAACCGGCCAGCGGGTTACCCGCACCATCGACGCCATGGCAGGTAATGCAGGCCGTCGCGGCCCCGCTGCCCTGTGTGACGATGGCCGGCGGAGCGCCCACTGCTGTGGAGATGGCCGCAGCCATTAGGCTGAGCAGGAATAATACCGTCCTGATTGGTCGCATTATCTGTCTCTCCATAAGGTATTGGACGCATTTCCATGGCATAGCAATTTAAGATTGCTCGCCCCGTCCTAAGCGACTATAGACCAAAACCCTGCAACTGCCCGCAGACCATCGCCGTTTCCTGACCGGCCCGGTTTTCACTTCCCCACAGTGGAGCCTGACATGCAATCGTGATAGTGATCCCGCCAAAGACGCAGATGATCACCCGTTAAAAACGTACAAATATTTATCGAGTTATATCGCCAGAGTGCGCATGGAGGTTAGCAAGCATAAAAAAGGCCACATGATGTGGCCTCCTGTAAACACGACAATGGTGGCGGTGCACCATAGGCCGGATTAGTTCATACCATTGAAGTTTCTGAACTGCGCCATCAATGCCGTTGGCTTTTCCTTTTTGTTACTTTTGTTCAGCACATAGATCACGGTTTCACCTTTGGGGCCGGAACCGATGTCTGAAAAACGCAGGGCGGCCTCGCCGGTGTCGCGAACCATTTTCATGTCTGCGTAGGAGCTGAAGACAAAGATGCGGCCTTCGGCGCGCATCTCGCCGTAAAAATTCGCCGGGGTACGCTTACCTTCATAGATGTCGATGGCAGGAATACCCGAGGTTTTCTTTTTGTCCGCAGCCGGCAAGCCAAACACCAGGGTCTCTCCTTTGGGGCCGGCGCCGATGCGGGTCAGGCGGAACGAGGTCTCACCCAGCTGGAGAAACTCGTCGTAGGTGTGTTTATCGTAAAAAATATTGATGCGGCCATCTGCATGGACTTCCAGAATCTGCTCAACCGATTGTGGTGTCGCCGCTGTCTGCGCCGCCGGCGGGTTCGTGGCACAGGCGGTCGTCGCCATACTGATCAGCATTAAACCGAGCAGACCTGCACGGCTGACGTGTGTCGTCTTTTTCATCGTCCTCTCCTATAAGAATCAAAATATACCGACGAAAAGGTTACATACCCTACATGACAAATTTGTGACATCCGTAGCTATCCCTTGGCAAAGTACAACGATACAGGCCAGGCGGTGATACCGGCCACGCATTGTTTACCGCCGTGCAGGCCATTTACCCGATATTTCATGCGGTATTTCCATTGCGTATCCCAACGGTAAAGCGAGGCTATTTTTGCGTTATTGGCCTGAGTCATGCGACACTTTGCGGCTTATTTGTTGTGACTGGCGCAGCGGTTCAGGAGGCCTTCCGGAGGCCGTGAGAGGCTGCGCCGGTGTATCTGGGATAGCAGGCACGATGGTCAAACTATGAACGAAAATCCGCATTCTCCACCCAATGATTTTATGGATCTGCTGCTGGATGCTGTCTGCATGGTTGATCGTGACGGTTATTTCCGCTATGTCAGCGCGGCCAGTGAGCGCATTTTCGGCTATCTGCCGGAGGAGATGGTCGACCGGTCCGTGATGGACTTTGTCCATCCCGG belongs to Gammaproteobacteria bacterium and includes:
- a CDS encoding MBL fold metallo-hydrolase, with protein sequence MIFRQLIEPDSNTYTYLLACPETGQALLIDPVLDTLQRDLDVLQQLGLRLAYSVETHHHADHLTSAGMLRERTGCQVVYPSIEKPDCADIGVTEGQAFTMGSVELTPLFTPGHTSHHHAYLLDTGTHKMVFSGDALLIEACGRTDFQSGDAAMLYHSIHEKLFILPGETLVYPAHDYEGRCVSSIAQEKIRNPRLGGEKSLQEFVSIMQGLDLPYPRKIDFAVPGNEQCGKCPPNVPDEYRGPCEPHEQG
- a CDS encoding c-type cytochrome; its protein translation is MRPIRTVLFLLSLMAAAISTAVGAPPAIVTQGSGAATACITCHGVDGAGNPLAGFPALAHLPQAYFIKQIADFKVGTRANPIMASIAKALSSEDAASAAAYYASLPRTKIPSSDADPAVLARGEELARNGDWEQDIPPCFKCHVNGGVGVEPAFPPIVGQHATYIVTQLKAWRSGLRRNDPQSLMKALSDSLGDEDMQAVAQYLTTRTGAEPADIGAFQSKVPSKKVSSKEESRPTSAVKFVPPPESEIPDNEFGNTVLLGKSIFINTQQHASAFVGNGLNCANCHLNNGRKPYSAPLWAAYVIYPAYRSKTQQVDTIQTRIQGCFQFSMDGKAPPVDSKEMTALVTYHYWLASGAPTGTRLPGQGFLNLAQPPQTPDMKRGEAVYTNSCVICHGADGQGTPTENGYAFPPLWGKDSFNWGAGMHRINTAAGFIKANMPYGLGGSLTDQEAWDVALFVNSHDRPGDPRFVQSVEHTRDKHHNENCLYGRTPEALEKLLDKKAKADADKNPAKEERGLSPATAH